The Actinomyces wuliandei genome contains the following window.
CGGAGCCCATGTCGGTGACGTCCGGAGTGCCGCTGAGCCAGTAGACCTTGACGTCAGAGCCAGTGATCATGACCGTGCTGACGCTGCGTACGTAGACGGTGACGTCGCTGCCCGCAACGGCCAGGGTGCCCACGTTCTCCGCAGCAACCGTGACTTCAGAGCCCAGGACGCCCAGCTCACCGTCGAGGTCACCCACGAGGTTGACGCTCTCCCCCGACCCCGAGACGGCGTAGGAGCCGGAGACGGTCTGCCTGGTCCCGTTGCTGATGGCGTCCTGCCAGCCAGGATCGGTGATGTCGGAGGGGTCGCTGCCGGAGGTGCCCGAGCCAGCGTCGCCCTCAGAGTCTGCCGAGCCGCTGGCGCTGTCGGAGCCACTGGAGCCGTCCTGGCCCTGCGCCGCCTCGGTGGTGGCGTCACCAGAACCTGGAGAGTCAGCCCCACCGTCATCGGAGCCGCCGACCGCCACCGAGCAGGCCGTCAGGGACAGCCCCAGCACAAGAGCTGCGGCAGGGGCCAGCAGGTA
Protein-coding sequences here:
- a CDS encoding DUF3060 domain-containing protein; this encodes MRASCPSRVSRYLLAPAAALVLGLSLTACSVAVGGSDDGGADSPGSGDATTEAAQGQDGSSGSDSASGSADSEGDAGSGTSGSDPSDITDPGWQDAISNGTRQTVSGSYAVSGSGESVNLVGDLDGELGVLGSEVTVAAENVGTLAVAGSDVTVYVRSVSTVMITGSDVKVYWLSGTPDVTDMGSGNIATQIG